Proteins found in one Xenopus laevis strain J_2021 chromosome 1L, Xenopus_laevis_v10.1, whole genome shotgun sequence genomic segment:
- the LOC108699267 gene encoding neuropeptide Y receptor type 2, giving the protein MSEAIKDTITFYSCSSENCSVKMGRIASEKNENRTEDIKTEMNTWFYAAGLTTPYNELTKPELIDITKLLSVQVVLILAYSSIIILGVLGNSLVIYVVIKFKTMRTVTNFFIVNLAVSDLMVNTLCLPFTLVYTLLDDWKFGTVLCHLVTYSQGLAVQVSTVTLMVIALDRHRCIVYHLESKISTKICFMIIGITWVCSALLASPLAIFKEYSVIVISSDFHIQACSEKWPVGDLNYGTIYSISMLLIQYIVPLAIISYAYIRIWTKLKNHVSPGGGNDNYHQRRRKTTKMLVAVVVVFAVCWLPFHAFQLASDIDGKVLDLNEYKLIYTIFHVIAMCSTFANPLLYGWMNNNYRTAFLTAFKCEQRMDSIHPEVSVAIQLKKKQLEVKEINGTSDNSHGTCTPIANV; this is encoded by the exons ATGTCTGAAGCAATAAAGGACACAAT CACATTCTATTCATGTAGTTCAGAAAACTGTTCCGTCAAAATGGGGAGGATAGCATCAGAGAAGAATGAGAACAGAACTGAGGATATTAAAACTGAAATgaacacctggttttatgcagcTGGGCTCACTACACCATATAATGAACTGACTAAACCAGAGTTGATTGACATAACCAAACTTCTAAGCGTTCAAGTTGTTCTCATCTTGGCCTACAGTTCTATTATCATTCTGGGAGTATTGGGAAACAGCCTTGTCATTTATGTTGTCATTAAGTTTAAAACCATGCGCACTGTCACAAACTTTTTCATAGTCAATCTGGCTGTGTCGGACTTAATGGTGAATACATTGTGCCTGCCTTTCACATTGGTTTACACTCTTCTAGATGATTGGAAATTTGGAACAGTATTGTGCCATTTAGTTACATATTCTCAAGGTCTTGCAGTTCAGGTATCCACTGTCACGCTGATGGTTATAGCCCTGGACAGGCATCGATGCATTGTGTACCATTTAGAGAGCAAAATATCCACTAAAATTTGCTTTATGATCATAGGCATCACATGGGTTTGTAGTGCCTTGCTGGCCAGTCCATTGGCAATCTTCAAGGAATATTCCGTTATTGTCATTTCAAGTGATTTCCATATTCAAGCATGCTCAGAAAAGTGGCCAGTAGGAGATCTTAATTATGGTACAATTTATAGCATATCAATGCTGCTCATACAGTACATAGTGCCTCTAGCCATCATTTCTTATGCTTATATAAGAATAtggacaaaattaaaaaatcacgTTAGTCCTGGAGGAGGAAATGATAATTACCATCAACGGAGACGCAAGACAACCAAGATGTTAGTGGCTGTAGTAGTGGTGTTTGCAGTGTGTTGGCTTCCTTTTCATGCCTTTCAGCTTGCAAGTGACATCGATGGCAAAGTGTTGGACCTGAACGAGTACAAACTGATTTACACTATATTCCATGTTATTGCCATGTGCTCCACCTTTGCAAATCCTCTTCTTTATGGATGGATGAACAACAATTATAGAACTGCATTTCTCACAGCTTTTAAATGTGAACAGCGGATGGATTCTATACATCCAGAAGTTTCTGTAGCTATTCAGCTCAAGAAGAAGCAACTGGAAGTAAAAGAGATTAATGGAACAAGTGACAACAGTCATGGAACGTGCACGCCAATTGCAAACGTGTGA